Proteins encoded in a region of the Eschrichtius robustus isolate mEscRob2 chromosome 16, mEscRob2.pri, whole genome shotgun sequence genome:
- the MRPS17 gene encoding small ribosomal subunit protein uS17m codes for MSVVRSSVHAKWVVGKVIGTAMQKTAKVRVTRLVLDPYLLKYFNKRKTYFAHDALQQCTVGDIVLLKALPVAKTKHVKHELAEIIFKVGQVIDPVTGKRCAGTTYLESPVSLETTHLSKNLEELDLSSTQ; via the exons ATGTCAGTAGTTCGTTCATCTGTCCATGCCAAATGGGTCGTGGGGAAGGTGATTGGAACAGCAATGCAAAAAACTGCTAAAGTGAGAGTGACCAGACTTGTTCTGGATCCCTATTTATTAAAG TATTTTAATAAGCGAAAAACCTACTTTGCCCACGATGCTCTCCAGCAGTGCACCGTTGGAGATATTGTGCTTCTCAAAGCTCTACCTGTCGCGAAAACAAAGCACGTGAAGCATGAACTGGCTGAGATAATTTTCAAAGTTGGACAAGTCATAGATCCAGTGACCGGAAAGCGCTGTGCAGGAACCACCTACCTGGAGAGTCCAGTCAGTCTGGAAACCACCCACCTAAGCAAAAACCTGGAAGAACTCGATCTCTCTTCAACACAGTGA